A window of the Streptomyces griseochromogenes genome harbors these coding sequences:
- a CDS encoding 5-(carboxyamino)imidazole ribonucleotide synthase: protein MTFPVVGMVGGGQLARMTHEAGIPLGIRFKLLSDTPQDSAAQVVSDVVLGDYRDLDTLREFARGCDVITFDHEHVPTEHLRALEADGIPVRPGPDALVHAQDKGVMRARLDAIGVPCPRHRIVSDPEDVVRFAAEGDGFPVVLKTVRGGYDGKGVWVVETAEEAAEPFRAGVPVLAEEKVDFVRELAANVVRSPHGQAVAYPVVESRQVGGVCDTVIAPAPGLDEEQALRAEEMALRIAKELGVVGHLAVELFQTRDGRILVNELAMRPHNSGHWTQDGAITSQFANHVRAVLDLPLGDPRPRARWTVMANVLGGDYPDMYSAYLHCMARDPKLKIHMYGKDVKPGRKVGHVNTYGDDLDDVLERARHAAGYLRGTITE, encoded by the coding sequence GTGACGTTCCCGGTAGTCGGCATGGTCGGCGGGGGGCAGCTCGCGCGTATGACGCACGAGGCGGGCATCCCGTTGGGCATCAGGTTCAAGCTCCTCAGTGACACCCCTCAGGATTCCGCGGCGCAGGTCGTCAGCGATGTCGTCCTCGGCGACTATCGCGACCTGGACACGCTGCGTGAGTTCGCGCGCGGTTGTGATGTGATCACCTTCGATCACGAACATGTACCCACCGAGCACCTCAGGGCTCTGGAGGCGGACGGTATCCCCGTGCGCCCAGGGCCCGACGCACTGGTGCACGCCCAGGACAAGGGCGTGATGCGCGCGAGGCTCGACGCGATCGGCGTGCCGTGCCCGCGGCACCGGATCGTGAGCGACCCGGAGGACGTGGTCCGGTTCGCGGCCGAAGGGGATGGTTTCCCGGTCGTCCTGAAGACCGTCCGCGGTGGCTACGACGGCAAGGGCGTGTGGGTCGTGGAGACCGCCGAGGAGGCCGCTGAGCCCTTCCGCGCCGGCGTCCCCGTGCTCGCGGAGGAGAAGGTCGACTTCGTCCGGGAGCTGGCCGCCAACGTCGTACGGTCCCCGCACGGCCAGGCCGTCGCCTACCCGGTGGTGGAGTCCCGGCAGGTCGGCGGCGTGTGCGACACGGTCATCGCCCCCGCTCCCGGCCTGGACGAGGAGCAGGCCCTCAGGGCCGAGGAGATGGCGCTGCGGATCGCCAAGGAGCTGGGTGTCGTCGGGCACCTCGCCGTCGAGCTGTTCCAGACCCGCGACGGCCGCATACTCGTCAACGAGCTGGCGATGCGCCCGCACAACTCGGGCCACTGGACCCAGGACGGCGCGATCACCTCCCAGTTCGCCAACCATGTCCGCGCGGTCCTGGACCTCCCGCTCGGTGACCCGCGCCCGCGCGCCCGCTGGACGGTCATGGCCAACGTCCTCGGCGGCGACTACCCGGACATGTACTCCGCCTACTTGCACTGCATGGCCCGCGACCCCAAGCTCAAGATCCACATGTACGGCAAGGACGTGAAGCCCGGCCGCAAGGTCGGACACGTCAACACCTACGGCGACGACCTGGACGACGTGCTGGAGCGCGCCCGTCACGCAGCCGGCTACCTGAGAGGCACGATCACCGAATGA
- a CDS encoding GtrA family protein yields the protein MEPRSSGLQRLVHEVAKFGAVGGAGVLVNLGVFNLVRHISDLPVVRASIIATVVAIAFNYVGFRYWTYRDRDKGSRTKELTLFLFFSAIGLVIENGVLYLATYGFGWDSPLQSNVSKFLGIGIATLFRFWSYRTWVFKAMPAREAVASAESILEEESKNPSSTQRVP from the coding sequence ATGGAACCTCGTTCCTCGGGGCTGCAACGGCTCGTACACGAGGTGGCCAAGTTCGGCGCCGTCGGCGGCGCCGGCGTCCTTGTCAATCTCGGTGTGTTCAACCTGGTCCGGCACATCTCCGATCTGCCGGTCGTGCGCGCCAGCATCATCGCGACCGTTGTCGCGATCGCCTTCAACTACGTCGGCTTCCGCTACTGGACGTACCGGGACCGCGACAAGGGCAGCCGCACCAAGGAACTCACGCTGTTCCTGTTCTTCAGCGCGATCGGCCTGGTGATCGAGAACGGCGTGCTCTACCTGGCGACGTACGGCTTCGGCTGGGACAGCCCGCTGCAGAGCAACGTCTCCAAGTTCCTCGGCATCGGCATCGCCACCCTCTTCCGGTTCTGGTCGTACCGCACCTGGGTCTTCAAGGCGATGCCGGCCCGCGAGGCGGTCGCGAGCGCGGAATCGATCCTGGAGGAGGAGTCGAAGAACCCCTCGTCCACACAGCGCGTCCCCTAG
- a CDS encoding ATP-binding protein → MRRRLIQSTLAVVLVVIAVFGVSLVIVETRTISNSAQERVESEAVRLASIVDSRILAAENVNAEVLRNPVSKDQYAEIRVPGRAPIAIGTKPEGDVIRSTQMGEEGETVTVEEPRSAVTREVGRTLLIIGLVALLAVVAAVLLAVRQANRLASPLTDLAETAERLGSGDPRPRHKRYGVPELDRVADVLDSSAERIGRMLTAERRLAADASHQLRTPLTALSMRLEEITLTDDPDTVKDEANVALTQVERLTDVVERLLTNSRDPRTGSAVAFDLDEVIQQQLAEWRPAYRSAGRAIVSSGKRHLQAVGTPGAVAQVLAALIENSLMHGGGTVALRTRVTGNQAVVEVTDEGPGVPADLGARIFERTISGRNSTGIGLAVARDLAEADGGRLELLQSQPPVFGLFLSRTPPARKPDEDRPMVR, encoded by the coding sequence GTGCGTCGTCGTCTCATCCAGTCCACCCTCGCCGTCGTCCTCGTGGTGATCGCGGTCTTCGGCGTGTCCCTCGTCATCGTCGAGACGCGGACGATCAGCAACAGTGCCCAGGAGCGCGTGGAGTCCGAGGCGGTGCGGCTGGCCAGCATCGTGGACAGCCGGATCCTCGCGGCCGAGAACGTCAACGCCGAGGTCCTGCGCAACCCGGTCAGCAAGGACCAGTACGCCGAGATCCGGGTTCCGGGCCGGGCGCCGATCGCGATCGGCACCAAGCCCGAGGGTGACGTCATCCGCTCCACGCAGATGGGCGAGGAGGGGGAGACGGTCACCGTCGAGGAGCCCCGCTCCGCGGTGACCCGCGAGGTCGGCCGCACCCTGCTGATCATCGGGCTCGTGGCGCTGCTCGCGGTGGTCGCCGCCGTGCTGCTCGCCGTGCGCCAGGCCAACCGACTCGCCTCCCCGCTCACCGACCTCGCCGAGACCGCCGAACGCCTCGGCTCGGGCGACCCCCGCCCGCGGCACAAGCGGTACGGCGTCCCGGAGCTGGACCGGGTCGCCGATGTGCTGGACTCCTCGGCCGAGCGCATCGGCCGGATGCTGACGGCGGAGCGGCGCCTCGCGGCCGATGCCTCGCACCAGCTGCGCACCCCGCTGACCGCTCTGTCGATGCGTCTTGAGGAGATCACCCTCACCGACGATCCGGACACGGTGAAGGACGAGGCGAACGTCGCTCTCACCCAGGTCGAGCGGCTCACGGACGTGGTGGAGCGGCTGCTGACCAACTCGCGCGACCCGCGCACCGGCTCCGCCGTCGCCTTCGACCTGGACGAGGTCATCCAGCAGCAGCTCGCCGAGTGGCGGCCCGCCTACCGCAGCGCCGGCCGGGCCATCGTCAGCTCGGGCAAACGGCATCTGCAGGCCGTCGGCACCCCGGGCGCCGTCGCGCAGGTGCTGGCCGCGCTGATCGAGAACTCGCTGATGCACGGCGGCGGCACGGTCGCCCTGCGCACCCGCGTCACCGGCAACCAGGCCGTGGTCGAGGTCACCGACGAGGGTCCCGGAGTCCCGGCCGACCTGGGTGCGCGGATCTTCGAGCGGACCATCAGCGGGCGCAACTCCACGGGCATCGGCCTGGCCGTCGCCCGGGACCTCGCGGAGGCCGACGGCGGCCGTCTGGAGCTGCTCCAGTCCCAGCCGCCGGTGTTCGGCCTGTTCCTGTCCCGCACGCCCCCGGCCCGCAAGCCGGACGAGGACCGGCCGATGGTCCGCTAG
- a CDS encoding response regulator transcription factor, whose amino-acid sequence MTRVLLAEDDASISEPLARALRREGYEVEVREDGPTALDAGMQGGVDLVVLDLGLPGMDGLEVARRLRADGQTVPILILTARADEVDTVVGLDAGADDYVTKPFRLAELLARVRALLRRGAAEPQQPPATHGVRIDVESHRAWMGDEELQLTAKEFDLLRVLVRDAGRVVTRDQLMREVWDTTWWSSTKTLDMHISWLRKKLGDDAANPRYIATVRGVGFRFEKS is encoded by the coding sequence ATGACCCGTGTACTGCTCGCCGAGGACGACGCGTCCATCTCGGAGCCGCTGGCCCGCGCCCTGCGCCGGGAAGGTTACGAGGTCGAGGTGCGCGAGGACGGACCCACCGCGCTCGACGCCGGAATGCAGGGCGGCGTCGATCTGGTCGTGCTGGACCTGGGCCTGCCCGGCATGGACGGCCTGGAGGTCGCCCGCCGACTGCGCGCCGACGGCCAGACCGTGCCGATCCTCATCCTGACCGCGCGGGCCGACGAGGTGGACACCGTCGTCGGCCTGGACGCGGGCGCCGACGACTACGTCACCAAGCCCTTCCGGCTCGCCGAACTGCTCGCCCGGGTGCGGGCCCTGCTGCGGCGCGGCGCGGCCGAGCCGCAGCAGCCGCCGGCCACGCACGGTGTGCGGATCGACGTCGAGTCGCACCGGGCGTGGATGGGCGACGAGGAACTCCAGCTCACCGCGAAGGAGTTCGACCTGCTGCGGGTGCTGGTGCGAGACGCCGGCCGCGTGGTCACCCGGGACCAGTTGATGCGTGAGGTCTGGGACACGACGTGGTGGTCGTCGACCAAGACGCTCGACATGCACATCTCCTGGCTGCGCAAGAAGCTCGGTGATGATGCGGCCAACCCCCGGTACATCGCGACCGTGCGTGGCGTGGGCTTCCGGTTCGAAAAGAGCTGA
- a CDS encoding peptide MFS transporter, protein MASSLTKDSVRPGTPGSEKTFFGHPRGLATLFMTEMWERFSFYGMRALLVLYLVAPAAKGGLGFAAATGAAIYSVYNATVYLLAMPGGWIGDRLWGPRKTVAVAGTIIMIGHFLLAVPVQACFFVGLVFIAVGSGLLKANISTMVGHLYPDRNDARRDGAFTVFYMGINLGAFVAPLLIGWVADVTNWHFGFALAGVGMALGLGQYLLGTRHLSPISSQVPQPVDAAERAALLKKAGLWAAAAAVFYGVVVATGSFTIDWVLWPLSLMGLALPAFYFTRMRRDKELTADDKSKITGYVWFFVVAAVFWMIYDQSGSTLNLFANDHTANKLWGFHFPASWFQSLNPLFVMALAPVIATLWIKLGHRNPSTTVKFALGLVGIGVSFGVMMLAMGAASGDAKVTPLWLCAVYLIQTVAELCLSPVGLSVTTKLAPQKYASQMMGLWFLAVTAGDCLAALTQLVVGDSFLSTTSFAIQGVIAALGGLGFLAYRKKVIKLMGDVH, encoded by the coding sequence ATGGCGTCCAGCCTGACGAAGGACTCGGTCCGCCCGGGCACCCCCGGGTCCGAGAAGACCTTCTTCGGCCACCCCCGCGGCCTGGCCACTCTCTTCATGACCGAGATGTGGGAGCGCTTCAGCTTCTACGGCATGAGGGCTCTGCTCGTCCTGTACTTGGTCGCCCCGGCGGCCAAGGGCGGGCTCGGATTCGCGGCCGCCACCGGTGCGGCCATCTATTCGGTCTACAACGCCACGGTGTACCTGCTGGCCATGCCGGGCGGCTGGATCGGCGACCGGCTGTGGGGTCCGCGCAAGACCGTGGCGGTCGCGGGCACGATCATCATGATCGGCCACTTCCTGCTCGCCGTGCCGGTCCAGGCGTGCTTCTTCGTCGGCCTCGTCTTCATCGCCGTCGGTTCGGGTCTGCTGAAGGCCAACATCTCCACGATGGTCGGCCACCTCTACCCGGACCGCAACGACGCCCGCCGCGACGGCGCCTTCACGGTCTTCTACATGGGCATCAACCTGGGCGCGTTCGTCGCTCCGCTGCTCATCGGCTGGGTCGCCGACGTCACCAACTGGCACTTCGGCTTCGCGCTCGCCGGTGTGGGCATGGCGCTGGGCCTGGGTCAGTACCTGCTCGGCACCCGCCACCTGAGCCCGATCAGCAGCCAGGTGCCGCAGCCGGTGGACGCCGCCGAGCGCGCCGCGCTGCTGAAGAAGGCGGGTCTGTGGGCCGCCGCCGCCGCGGTCTTCTACGGCGTCGTGGTCGCCACCGGCTCGTTCACGATCGACTGGGTCCTGTGGCCGCTGTCCCTGATGGGTCTGGCGCTGCCCGCCTTCTACTTCACCCGCATGCGCCGGGACAAGGAGCTGACGGCGGACGACAAGTCCAAGATCACCGGCTACGTGTGGTTCTTCGTCGTCGCCGCGGTCTTCTGGATGATCTACGACCAGTCCGGCTCGACCCTGAACCTGTTCGCGAACGACCACACGGCGAACAAGCTGTGGGGCTTCCACTTCCCGGCCAGCTGGTTCCAGTCGCTGAACCCGCTCTTCGTCATGGCGCTCGCCCCGGTTATCGCGACGCTGTGGATCAAGCTGGGTCACCGCAACCCGAGCACGACGGTGAAGTTCGCCCTCGGCCTCGTCGGCATCGGTGTCTCCTTCGGCGTGATGATGCTGGCCATGGGCGCCGCCTCCGGCGACGCCAAGGTCACCCCGCTGTGGCTGTGCGCCGTCTACCTGATCCAGACCGTGGCCGAGCTGTGCCTGTCCCCGGTCGGCCTGTCGGTCACCACCAAGCTGGCGCCGCAGAAGTACGCGAGCCAGATGATGGGCCTGTGGTTCCTCGCGGTCACCGCCGGTGACTGCCTGGCGGCCCTGACCCAGCTCGTCGTCGGGGACTCGTTCCTGTCGACGACGTCCTTCGCGATCCAGGGCGTGATCGCCGCCCTCGGCGGCCTGGGCTTCCTCGCCTACCGCAAGAAGGTCATCAAGCTCATGGGCGACGTGCACTGA
- a CDS encoding LPXTG cell wall anchor domain-containing protein, translating into MSYPKRTAALASAAALAGSVVLLAAPAAHADVVDVNYHCKTPIGDKSAVSPIDIKGVKSGSTYKITMSWQKGVSSSPVELGKGAMNPSATIRLGGADSGTLAVTGPANSAAIPANTPIKISDLSGTYTPRKTGKVTFTAATLTIKALGTTTTCTPANNPGPSLTLDVTAAGGGSSGTSADGSSTANGTGSSGGQLPQTGPADSAVALGTLGGTVLLAGAAGALWLTRRGQAVRR; encoded by the coding sequence GTGTCGTACCCGAAACGAACCGCCGCGCTCGCGTCCGCCGCCGCCTTGGCCGGCTCGGTGGTGCTGCTGGCCGCACCGGCGGCCCACGCCGACGTCGTCGACGTCAACTACCACTGCAAGACGCCGATCGGCGACAAGAGCGCCGTCTCGCCCATCGACATCAAGGGCGTCAAGAGCGGCAGCACCTACAAGATCACCATGTCCTGGCAGAAGGGCGTCTCCTCCAGCCCGGTCGAGCTGGGCAAGGGCGCGATGAACCCGAGCGCCACCATCAGGCTCGGCGGCGCCGACAGCGGCACTCTCGCCGTGACGGGTCCGGCCAACTCGGCCGCGATCCCCGCCAACACGCCCATCAAGATCAGCGACCTGAGCGGTACCTACACGCCGCGGAAGACCGGCAAAGTCACCTTCACGGCGGCCACGCTCACCATCAAGGCGCTCGGCACGACGACGACCTGTACGCCGGCCAACAACCCGGGGCCGTCCCTGACGCTGGACGTGACGGCGGCGGGCGGCGGCTCCTCGGGCACCTCCGCCGACGGCTCCTCGACCGCGAACGGCACCGGCTCGTCGGGCGGGCAGCTCCCGCAGACCGGCCCCGCGGACTCCGCCGTCGCCCTCGGCACGCTCGGCGGCACGGTGCTGCTCGCGGGCGCGGCGGGCGCACTGTGGCTGACCCGACGCGGCCAGGCGGTACGCCGCTGA
- a CDS encoding ATP-binding protein: protein MSTTRPCSPGDRGPEPCGASGASEEGAPETGAPAGAAAPSVPTEGAQEAPGRKTRRLRLDGESGVVPLARDYTRQALYAWGWLPAATADRRAAAEDVLLVVSELVTNACLHAEGPEELFLACDDKVIRVEVSDRGTGQPAPRTPHRAGRPGGHGMFIVQRLCLDWGVVRTPGRSGKTVWAELGAPA from the coding sequence ATGAGCACCACCCGGCCTTGCTCGCCGGGCGACCGCGGCCCGGAGCCCTGCGGCGCTTCCGGGGCGTCCGAGGAGGGTGCGCCGGAGACCGGCGCACCCGCGGGGGCAGCCGCGCCGTCCGTGCCGACCGAGGGTGCGCAGGAGGCCCCGGGGCGGAAGACCCGCAGGCTGCGCCTGGACGGCGAGAGCGGGGTCGTCCCGCTGGCGCGCGACTACACCCGGCAGGCGCTGTACGCGTGGGGCTGGCTGCCCGCCGCCACCGCCGACCGGCGGGCCGCCGCCGAGGACGTGCTGCTCGTCGTGTCCGAACTGGTCACCAACGCCTGTCTGCACGCCGAGGGCCCGGAAGAGCTGTTCCTCGCCTGCGACGACAAGGTGATCCGGGTGGAGGTCTCCGACCGCGGCACCGGCCAGCCGGCCCCGCGCACCCCGCACCGCGCCGGCCGCCCCGGCGGTCACGGCATGTTCATCGTGCAGCGGCTGTGCCTGGACTGGGGCGTGGTGCGCACCCCGGGCCGGTCGGGAAAGACGGTGTGGGCGGAACTGGGCGCTCCCGCATGA
- a CDS encoding STAS domain-containing protein, with amino-acid sequence MDHGTVGSARSGRLLVEVREEGSSAVVTPAGELDHHTADLLREPLDDLLGKGFSRLVVDCSQLQFCDSTGLNVLLGTRLKAEAAGGGVHLAAMQPVVARVFEITGAEAVFTVHDSVAAALSGEAD; translated from the coding sequence ATGGACCACGGGACGGTCGGCAGTGCACGGTCGGGCCGGCTTCTGGTGGAGGTGCGGGAAGAGGGCTCCAGCGCCGTAGTGACACCGGCGGGTGAGCTCGATCACCACACCGCCGATCTCCTGCGCGAGCCGCTCGACGACCTCCTGGGAAAAGGCTTCTCACGGCTCGTGGTGGACTGCTCACAGCTTCAGTTCTGTGACTCCACGGGACTCAATGTGCTGCTCGGGACCCGGCTGAAGGCGGAGGCCGCCGGAGGCGGGGTGCACCTGGCCGCGATGCAGCCGGTGGTCGCTCGTGTGTTCGAGATCACGGGAGCCGAGGCGGTCTTCACCGTCCATGACTCCGTGGCGGCGGCGCTGTCCGGCGAGGCCGACTGA
- a CDS encoding RNA polymerase sigma factor SigF: protein MSPRLDASHTRTATSTPPPEQLDHALDPLDALDPLEGLPEIPPFDEVDAVDARALSKTLFGRLESLEEGTHDYSYVRNTLVELNLALVKFAASRFRSRSEPMEDIIQVGTIGLIKAIDRFELSRGVEFPTFAMPTIIGEIKRFFRDTSWSVRVPRRLQELRLDLAKAGDELAQRLDRAPTVAELAERLGISDDEVVEGMAASNAYTASSLDAQPEEDDTEGALADRIGYEDHGLEGIEYVESLKPLIAELPSRDRKILSLRFVAGMTQSEIGEELGISQMHVSRLLSRTLVRLRRGLTVEE, encoded by the coding sequence ATGTCACCCCGGCTCGACGCATCGCATACCCGAACAGCGACGTCGACACCCCCACCGGAACAGCTGGATCATGCCCTCGACCCCCTGGATGCCCTCGACCCCCTTGAGGGACTCCCGGAGATCCCCCCCTTCGACGAGGTCGACGCGGTGGACGCGCGGGCCCTGTCCAAGACCCTCTTCGGGCGGCTGGAGTCGCTGGAGGAAGGGACGCACGACTACTCGTACGTCCGCAACACGCTCGTCGAACTGAACCTCGCGCTCGTCAAGTTCGCCGCCTCGCGTTTCCGCTCGCGCAGCGAGCCGATGGAGGACATCATCCAGGTCGGCACCATCGGCCTGATCAAGGCGATCGACCGCTTCGAGCTCTCCCGCGGCGTGGAGTTCCCCACGTTCGCGATGCCGACCATCATCGGCGAGATCAAGCGCTTCTTCCGTGACACCTCGTGGTCCGTGCGGGTGCCGCGCCGGCTGCAGGAGCTACGGCTCGACCTGGCCAAGGCCGGGGACGAGCTGGCCCAGCGGCTGGACCGCGCCCCCACCGTCGCGGAGCTGGCCGAGCGCCTCGGCATCTCCGACGACGAGGTCGTCGAGGGCATGGCCGCCTCGAACGCCTACACCGCCTCCTCCCTGGACGCCCAGCCCGAGGAGGACGACACCGAGGGCGCGCTCGCGGACCGGATCGGCTACGAGGACCACGGGCTCGAAGGGATCGAGTACGTCGAGTCGTTGAAGCCGCTGATCGCCGAACTGCCGTCCCGGGACCGGAAGATCCTGAGCCTGCGTTTCGTGGCGGGCATGACCCAGTCGGAGATCGGCGAGGAGCTCGGCATCTCCCAGATGCACGTCTCCCGGCTGCTGTCGCGGACGCTGGTGCGGCTGCGCAGGGGGCTGACCGTGGAGGAGTGA
- a CDS encoding RICIN domain-containing protein, protein MAQGGDGAEPGTEHADAPDARLTELLRAATPTAYPALQELRRRHHPSVLAYARLCAASESAARRLAAEAITTAARETARGREPNVPLRHQLLLLTVRLAATWSADERSAGVDPALLLVLNSSGLPDGPTPPLLPAFQTLPSRTQGLIWYGVLEEEPVERTAAFLGLSRADVAHGTSPALKALAQACLRHRLAASDDPRCPDFRRLIEEAVRPDGPRYSADLDAHKAHCPYCTAAFEDLSALRDTPRQALAEGLLPWSGTPYIRPGGPNPAAEPPAPRPSGPPRRRYLLASLAVGVALALLLVFLLTSRNSPDQHPTAATPTPPPVTVTATVSLSPSPSPTPTPSPTRTHKSPSPKRTSHSPAPTPSRTPSPSPTPSPPGRAYAQVVNLASGRCLDIRDGDLSQGNDVITAPCSSSPTQRWRVDTYLGVLRSAADADFCLDSRGSTDRGVGIWDCDSVYSDNGQNLRFTVDPDGTIRPSIAIETAVTPDGGDGVSLEPLSGGPEQRWRAGAS, encoded by the coding sequence ATGGCTCAGGGCGGCGACGGGGCCGAGCCGGGCACGGAGCACGCGGACGCGCCGGACGCGCGACTGACGGAACTGCTGCGCGCCGCCACCCCTACGGCCTACCCGGCCCTCCAGGAGCTGCGCCGCCGGCACCACCCCTCGGTCCTCGCCTACGCCCGTCTGTGCGCCGCGAGCGAGTCCGCTGCACGCCGGCTGGCCGCGGAGGCCATCACGACGGCGGCCCGCGAGACGGCCCGCGGCCGGGAGCCGAACGTCCCCCTGCGCCACCAACTCCTGCTGCTCACCGTACGGTTGGCGGCTACCTGGTCGGCCGACGAGCGCTCGGCCGGGGTGGACCCGGCCCTCCTGCTGGTGCTGAACTCCAGCGGTCTGCCCGACGGCCCGACGCCTCCTCTCCTCCCGGCGTTCCAGACGCTCCCGTCCCGCACCCAGGGCCTGATCTGGTACGGCGTCCTCGAAGAGGAACCCGTCGAGCGCACCGCCGCCTTCCTCGGCCTGAGCCGGGCGGACGTGGCCCACGGCACCTCGCCGGCCCTCAAGGCCCTGGCCCAGGCCTGCCTGAGACACCGTCTGGCCGCCTCCGACGATCCGCGCTGCCCCGACTTCCGCCGTCTGATCGAGGAGGCGGTACGGCCGGACGGTCCCCGCTACAGCGCCGACCTGGACGCCCACAAGGCGCACTGCCCGTACTGTACGGCCGCGTTCGAGGACCTGAGCGCGCTGCGGGACACCCCGAGGCAGGCGCTGGCGGAGGGTCTGCTGCCCTGGAGCGGAACGCCCTACATACGCCCCGGCGGACCGAACCCGGCCGCCGAACCCCCCGCTCCCCGCCCGAGTGGGCCGCCCCGGCGCCGCTATCTGCTGGCGTCGCTGGCCGTGGGAGTGGCCCTGGCCCTGCTGCTGGTCTTCCTCCTGACCTCGCGGAACAGCCCCGACCAGCACCCGACGGCGGCGACGCCCACACCCCCACCGGTGACGGTGACGGCAACGGTCTCGCTCTCGCCGTCCCCGTCCCCCACCCCGACTCCCTCTCCTACCCGCACACACAAGTCCCCGTCCCCGAAGAGGACTTCGCACAGCCCGGCCCCGACCCCGAGCCGAACACCGAGCCCGTCCCCCACGCCCTCGCCCCCGGGCCGCGCCTACGCCCAGGTGGTGAACCTCGCCTCGGGCCGCTGCCTCGACATCCGCGACGGCGACCTGTCACAGGGCAACGACGTCATCACGGCACCCTGCTCCTCCTCCCCCACCCAGCGCTGGCGCGTCGACACCTACCTGGGCGTCCTGCGCTCGGCCGCCGACGCCGACTTCTGCCTGGACAGCCGCGGCTCGACCGACCGGGGCGTGGGCATCTGGGACTGCGACTCGGTCTACAGCGACAACGGGCAGAACCTCCGCTTCACCGTCGACCCCGATGGCACGATCCGCCCGTCGATCGCCATCGAGACGGCGGTGACACCGGACGGCGGGGACGGGGTGAGCCTGGAGCCCCTGAGCGGGGGGCCGGAACAGCGGTGGCGTGCCGGGGCCTCCTGA
- the hutI gene encoding imidazolonepropionase yields MSSSTVITNIATLVTNDPSLGDGSPLGLIQDAAVVIDGDRIAWTGESSKAPATDNRVDAGGRAVLPGFVDSHSHLVFAGDRTQEFNARMSGRSYTAGGIRTTVAATRAATDAELEANLTRYLAEALRQGTTTFETKSGYGLTVEDEARALRIAARHTDEVTYLGAHIVSPDYADDPAAYVALVTGEMLDACAPHARWVDVFCEKGAFDGDQARAILTAGKAKGLHPRVHANQLSYGPGVQLAVELDAASADHCTHLTDADVDALANGDTVATLLPGAEFSTRAEWPDARRLLDAGVTVALSTDCNPGSSFTSSVPFCIALAVRDMRMTPDEAVWSATAGGAAALRRTDIGRLGPGARADLTLLDAPSHVHLAYRPGVPLVSGVWRRGERLV; encoded by the coding sequence ATGAGCAGCAGCACCGTCATCACCAACATCGCCACGCTGGTCACCAACGATCCCTCCCTGGGTGACGGATCCCCCCTCGGTCTGATCCAGGACGCGGCCGTCGTCATCGACGGCGACCGCATCGCGTGGACCGGTGAATCCAGCAAAGCACCCGCCACTGACAACCGGGTCGACGCGGGCGGCCGGGCGGTGCTGCCGGGCTTCGTCGACTCCCACTCGCACCTGGTCTTCGCGGGTGACCGCACCCAGGAGTTCAACGCCCGCATGTCCGGCCGCTCCTACACCGCGGGCGGCATCCGCACCACGGTCGCGGCCACCCGCGCCGCGACCGACGCGGAACTGGAGGCGAACCTCACCCGCTACCTGGCCGAGGCCCTCCGCCAGGGCACCACCACCTTCGAGACGAAGTCGGGCTACGGCCTGACGGTCGAGGACGAGGCCCGCGCCCTGCGGATCGCGGCGCGGCACACCGACGAGGTGACGTACCTCGGCGCCCACATCGTCTCCCCCGACTACGCCGACGACCCGGCGGCCTATGTCGCGCTGGTCACCGGCGAGATGCTGGACGCCTGCGCGCCCCACGCCCGCTGGGTCGACGTCTTCTGCGAGAAGGGCGCCTTCGACGGCGACCAGGCGCGGGCGATCCTCACCGCGGGCAAGGCGAAGGGCCTGCACCCGCGCGTCCACGCCAACCAGCTCTCCTACGGCCCCGGCGTGCAGCTGGCCGTCGAGCTGGACGCGGCCAGTGCCGACCACTGCACCCACCTCACGGACGCGGATGTCGACGCCCTCGCGAACGGCGACACGGTCGCCACCCTCCTGCCCGGCGCCGAGTTCTCCACCCGTGCCGAGTGGCCGGACGCCCGCCGCCTGCTGGACGCGGGCGTGACCGTCGCCCTCTCCACGGACTGCAACCCCGGCTCGTCCTTCACCTCCTCCGTGCCCTTCTGCATCGCCCTCGCCGTCCGCGACATGCGCATGACCCCCGACGAGGCGGTCTGGTCGGCCACGGCGGGCGGTGCGGCGGCCCTCCGACGCACCGACATCGGCCGCCTCGGGCCCGGCGCCCGCGCCGACCTGACACTGCTGGACGCGCCGAGCCACGTCCACCTCGCGTACCGGCCGGGGGTGCCGCTGGTGAGCGGGGTGTGGCGCCGCGGCGAGCGGCTGGTGTGA